The genomic interval TACTGCTGTCTGTGCTTTTAATTCACCCAAAATATATATACCATTACGACGGACATACCACTCTTGTGAATTAAGCAATTTTACTATTTCGGGGATAATCTTTTCACCCATCCGGATAAGAACATCAATAATTTTCATCCTGACTGACTTATCTTCAGCATCCTTAAGGGTATCAATAAGCATTGGTATAGAGTAATCAGCCATCGCAATCAATGCATCCCTTGCTTCAACATACGAACCCTGATCCCATAAAAGGGAAACAAGCTCGGGTAGATAATTCTGATCTTTTATCTCTGCAATAGTCCTTATAACAATATGTTTCTTATCAAGTAAAGATTTTTCTTTGCGCACAAGATGCCGGCTGAATTTTTTAGAAATAAATTGCACGATCTCTTCACGCTGATGTTTTTGTGCAAGAAAATATAAATTCTTAAGACTATCTACTATTTTTTTGAAAATACTTATATCCTCTTCTGTATCGCTCAATGTATCAAAACGGTCAACAAGTAATCTGACAAGTTCGTAATTCTTAGTTTCAAAAATTTTATTACTCAATTGCATTAGTTTGTCAATTGCCTCTGTGCGGTTCTGTGCCGAGGAATCCCTCAACTGGGGGAATAAACTCCTCATCTGTTGTTCTAAATTCTTTTCCATTATTTTATCTGCAACATCAGTTCCTTTCGTTGCCTTCATTTCACTCATCAATCGTGCAACAATCTTCTCAAAATTTATCTCCGGAACATTGACTCGTATTGATGAAAGTATATCAGGTAATCTTGTACCTGTAATATTCTTTAAGATATCAACGATTTCATCTTCCACATTTGGTGATTTTTCTTTTGCCTTAGTTGCAATGATATCAATAATGTCTTCATCAGCCATAGTAGGAATTAAACTTTTAAAAAGCAGTGCAAGTTTCTTATTTTCAGTTTTATAACGCACAATATTTTTCTTAATAGTAGGTGAAAGAACTGCAAGCATACGCGAGAATATTACCGCATACTCATCCCATCTTTCTTCTCCATACTGGTCAGCAATCATCCCTGCGAGTTTCTCAAGTCCGGTTATTACTTTACTCGTCTGAATTTCTGCTGATTCATTACCGAGAACACCAATTCCAGCAAGAAAACTGCCCAGCTGTTTTATCCGCTCTTCTTCAGTCCAGGTTTGTTGAGAAATCACAAGTGACTCCAGAAAATTCGTCCAGTCAAGTTGTTTTACTTCTTCTTCCGAAGAAACAACACCAACACGATATTTGTTTATTTTGATACTCAAAATACCTCGTGCTCTCACCAGAGCAACGATATCTCCATAATCAGCAAGATCCGCTGGCGTAGCTGCCATTGCCAGGAAGAAAGCGCGTATTTCATCTTCCGGCGCATTTATATCAAACGTAATGCTTTTAACACCAAGTCGGATAAATCTATCCACAAGACTTTTTACAAGTGGTAATTTTTTCGATTCAAACCTATCTTCGCCCATCATCAAAACATCCTCTATTACAACAACAGATACCGATTCTTGTTCTATTGGCAATTCTTTTAGTAAAATCTTTATTCGTTGAATTACCGGTTCCAGAGAGGGATGCCCCTTAGGGTAAATGCGACAGATATTAATACCGAGTCCAAGTTGTTTAATGAATTCAGTTTTAAATTCAATGGTTTGATCCTCGGGCATAATCACCTCAGTTTTAATTTATATGCACGAACTGTAATATAATTCTCAATGACTTCTCCATATTCTTCGTATTCAAAAAAAGAACGAGTCGCCTGATAGAGCGATTCTCCCACCAAAACTACATTACTTTCTGCATTCTTTTGTAATACAAGACTCTTAGCAAAACCCTCGGTTACAAAGATTGCATTACGTAAATCTCCTTTTATATTGTAGATAGATGCGGGTGCCATCTCTAGCCCACATTTTATTTTACATTCTTTTATTAGTGGAGAAATCTTATTGCATTCCTTAACTTTTTTAATTATCTCTTCAACCGCCATAATTGAGAGATGGGGTGCGTAACCACTTTCTCTGTTTAAACCAAATATACCAACAATTTCATCACCAATAACCTGATATAGTATGCCTCTATATTTCTCAATAATTGCATAGAAACTACCGAAGAGACTGTTTAAAAAGTTCATCACATCTTCTGCTGTCATGCTCTCACTTAACCCGGTAAAGCCCGATAAATCAGCACGTAAAAAAGTTAATGGTAACTCCTCAAGTGGTAATGTTTTTTCTAAAGAAAGTATCTTACCACAATAAGGACAAAAATTTGCCTTTTCGGGCAAAGTATTTTTACATTCAGGACAATTTGACATTTAAATCTCCAGTAATCTGGTATATTCTTTCTTTTTAATAAAATATGAGCGATTTTCCGAGTTCAATCTTGACTTAATATCATCGAGAACATAAAGTGCCTTGCGTCCATAATAATGTGCCTGTTCTATCTCATTGTGTTCATAACAAAATACTGCAAGTTTATACAATGCCTGTCCAATCAATGGTGGATATTTCAATGTCTCACTGATAGTAAGTGCATTTTTTAGATGATCCATCGCCTTTATCTCATCAATATCAGAAAGTATTAAATAACAATAAAATTCAATTTCCTTATTATTTAACTTTTGTGCTAAATTAAAAGCACTGTTAACAAATTCCCTTGCCCTTTCAACCTGATTCAGGTTTATTAAACTTAAAGACTTCTTCAGATTAATTTCTGCCAGTAAATTATCACGTACCAATAAGGAAATTTTCTTATCAGCAATATTTAAATAACGATTGACTTCAGCCTCATTTTTTTGCATCGACTCTATTATTGCTAAATTTAGCACAGATTTTAATGTAATTTCAAAACCAATTTGCTCGGTCAGACTGAATGCCTCCAGAAAATATTGTTTGGCCTTTTGTAAGTTACCCACCTGATAATAATTCTCTCCAATTAAATATTTCAATTCTGCAAGATCGAGTATTTCATTAACTTTTACTAAATCACTCTGTGCGTAGTCAAGGTACTCAAAACTGAGCTCATAATTTCCAAGATTTTGGTGCATTTTTGAAAGATTCAATAGACACGGCAATTCACCTTCTTTATAATTATTATTGCGTGCAGTAACCCAAGCGAGATTATAATTCAACAAACTTTTTTCTGGTTCATTTCTCGACTGATAGAGTTTACCCAAACCAGTATATAGTAGTGTGAGTATATCATACATTTGGTCATTACAAGTTTCAATTGCGGAAATATATAATTCTTCCGACCTTTTAAATTCATTAAGTAAATAACAGGCAACGGCTAAACGCTCGGTAAAAAGAAGATTCCATCTTAATAAATTCAACCTGCGAGTATTTTCCATACCCTGTTCAGATATTGTCTTCATTCGCTGGATATCGCCTTTCAATTCATAAAGGTCGCTGAGATTTAATTGACATTCAACTATTTTTTCAAGTTCAATTACCCCTGGATGTTCTTCTACAATTCTTAAAACAGTGTTGTAATAATTCATTGCAGGTTCAATCGAATATAAAGTTTTTGCTTTGTCTCCCGACAATTTGAAATAATAACTTGCCTTCTCAAATCTTTCACAGGATAGAAATTGTTGAGCGAGAACTTCGTAATATTCAGAAAGACAATTGGCATATATATTTTCGAGTAATTCGGCAATCCTTTTGTGTATATCTTTTCTTTTTTTAATTGGCAAAGTCGTATATACCGCATCTCTTAAAAGATTATGCCTAAAAATATATACCGGGTCTTCACTGTCACGAAACTGGACGATGTAATCTTCTTTTATTAAGTAATCAAGCCGTTCCTGTATGTCGGGTACATTACCCAAAAGATTTGTAATAATCTTTCGAGTAAAACTGTATCCTACAACGGATGCATAATCAATCAACAAGCGATGGGCTGAAGAGAGAGCATCTATACCCGACATCACAACACCATAAAGGTCATCAAGGAAAGGTAATCGTCTTTCTTTTTCTAAATACCATTTACCTTCTTCATTTTGTTTGATAAGTTGAGTCCTCCTAACATTTCTTATCGTTTCAATAACAAATAATGGATTGCCTCCGGATATACGGAATATGAACTCTGCAAGTTTCTCATCCACCTCACAATTCAAAATGTGTTTAATCAAATCTTTAACGGCATCAAACGAGAGGGGGTTTAAGTTGATGATATCAAGAGGCTGATTTATTTTACCACTTATGTCCTCTATAAAATTCACCATCAATAAAAAAATTGGAAAATCCGAAAGTTCATTAACAAAATAATTCACCAACATTTTACTCAAATTGTCTGCGCGATTGAATTCCTCAAAAATTAAAACTAATGGTTTTCTTTTACAAATTACCTTGAGAACATTCTTTACTGCACTAAATATCTCCTCTTGTATCTTATGTAATTTCTCTCCCCAAATCCGTCTCATATCCGTTGTAAAAAGATGTTTTAAACCTTGTGCGTCCTGTAATGTCAGATTATTGTTTTCTATAAATTCATCAATTTTTTTCTCAATTTTTTTTACATCATCATATTCATCCAGACTCAAAAGTTCACGGAAGAACGTCTTAAATGGATAATATGGGGTATGGATCTCTATCGCACAATAACTTTCGTAAACATAATAATTTCTGTCATGTTTGATAAACTCTATAAATTCTTCTTTAAGTCTGGTTTTACCGATACCCATCTGACCTGTTATTGCACAAATTTTCAGAGTTTTTGTTTCATTCACCATTTTTGCAGCATTTACCAATTTTTCAAATTCTTTCTCCCTTCCTAACAATGGAAATTTGGATGCAACAATTTTCCTTTTTTCTTTTAATAACC from candidate division WOR-3 bacterium carries:
- a CDS encoding HEAT repeat domain-containing protein, encoding MPEDQTIEFKTEFIKQLGLGINICRIYPKGHPSLEPVIQRIKILLKELPIEQESVSVVVIEDVLMMGEDRFESKKLPLVKSLVDRFIRLGVKSITFDINAPEDEIRAFFLAMAATPADLADYGDIVALVRARGILSIKINKYRVGVVSSEEEVKQLDWTNFLESLVISQQTWTEEERIKQLGSFLAGIGVLGNESAEIQTSKVITGLEKLAGMIADQYGEERWDEYAVIFSRMLAVLSPTIKKNIVRYKTENKKLALLFKSLIPTMADEDIIDIIATKAKEKSPNVEDEIVDILKNITGTRLPDILSSIRVNVPEINFEKIVARLMSEMKATKGTDVADKIMEKNLEQQMRSLFPQLRDSSAQNRTEAIDKLMQLSNKIFETKNYELVRLLVDRFDTLSDTEEDISIFKKIVDSLKNLYFLAQKHQREEIVQFISKKFSRHLVRKEKSLLDKKHIVIRTIAEIKDQNYLPELVSLLWDQGSYVEARDALIAMADYSIPMLIDTLKDAEDKSVRMKIIDVLIRMGEKIIPEIVKLLNSQEWYVRRNGIYILGELKAQTAVEHLGKLMEDKDERVQLAVIESLNKIDGEKIYEYIKLGLNSPHRSVVILSIKSLPKEDVKEKLVEVATWLKQRKSIPDEKEEQFRRSIIEVLGEKGDDTILDYLTAILDEKPFFKGDIIQETKLSVLNAFAKIGTPKSIEILKKIANQKDQVLAAASRELLKKKQSPEN
- a CDS encoding adenylate/guanylate cyclase domain-containing protein, giving the protein MSNCPECKNTLPEKANFCPYCGKILSLEKTLPLEELPLTFLRADLSGFTGLSESMTAEDVMNFLNSLFGSFYAIIEKYRGILYQVIGDEIVGIFGLNRESGYAPHLSIMAVEEIIKKVKECNKISPLIKECKIKCGLEMAPASIYNIKGDLRNAIFVTEGFAKSLVLQKNAESNVVLVGESLYQATRSFFEYEEYGEVIENYITVRAYKLKLR
- a CDS encoding AAA family ATPase, which translates into the protein MGECSFCGYVKILESYKFCPNCGAKLVHSVESQIDSEHVKLWGGESRIATLFFVNFINTAKVIDKSKARLNAIYLAETMDELENIIKKYEGTANKIFPDNRILAAFGIPRTHRDDPERAIECILAIRDYYQNKIGKKEIGDWRISFGVNTGWVFFGYVIEELSYLTIIGDTVNVAARLTQICPPDEIYLSSSAYEGVSNIVDVDFVGERTVKGRTGSIKIYKLKGLLKEKRKIVASKFPLLGREKEFEKLVNAAKMVNETKTLKICAITGQMGIGKTRLKEEFIEFIKHDRNYYVYESYCAIEIHTPYYPFKTFFRELLSLDEYDDVKKIEKKIDEFIENNNLTLQDAQGLKHLFTTDMRRIWGEKLHKIQEEIFSAVKNVLKVICKRKPLVLIFEEFNRADNLSKMLVNYFVNELSDFPIFLLMVNFIEDISGKINQPLDIINLNPLSFDAVKDLIKHILNCEVDEKLAEFIFRISGGNPLFVIETIRNVRRTQLIKQNEEGKWYLEKERRLPFLDDLYGVVMSGIDALSSAHRLLIDYASVVGYSFTRKIITNLLGNVPDIQERLDYLIKEDYIVQFRDSEDPVYIFRHNLLRDAVYTTLPIKKRKDIHKRIAELLENIYANCLSEYYEVLAQQFLSCERFEKASYYFKLSGDKAKTLYSIEPAMNYYNTVLRIVEEHPGVIELEKIVECQLNLSDLYELKGDIQRMKTISEQGMENTRRLNLLRWNLLFTERLAVACYLLNEFKRSEELYISAIETCNDQMYDILTLLYTGLGKLYQSRNEPEKSLLNYNLAWVTARNNNYKEGELPCLLNLSKMHQNLGNYELSFEYLDYAQSDLVKVNEILDLAELKYLIGENYYQVGNLQKAKQYFLEAFSLTEQIGFEITLKSVLNLAIIESMQKNEAEVNRYLNIADKKISLLVRDNLLAEINLKKSLSLINLNQVERAREFVNSAFNLAQKLNNKEIEFYCYLILSDIDEIKAMDHLKNALTISETLKYPPLIGQALYKLAVFCYEHNEIEQAHYYGRKALYVLDDIKSRLNSENRSYFIKKKEYTRLLEI